The following are from one region of the Alicyclobacillus fastidiosus genome:
- a CDS encoding DNA polymerase → MTVLQIDLETYSDVDLKASGVHRYVESPNFEILLFAYAYDDEPVQVVDLTAFEELPDRVMNDLTNPVVIKTAFNAAFERTCIAKQFDIECDPLQWRCTAVHALTLGLPNYLEGVADVLKLDVQKDAKGKALIKYFSVPCKPTKVNGGRTRNYPHHEPEKWEEYKAYNLQDVVVEREVRRKLERFPVPAHEWDLWSIDQQINDRGVRLDPLLVHRAITCDSRYEARLVSEAQELTGLDNPNSLPQLKKWLSERGLETPDGLSKDFMPALLDNAPDDETRRVLELRQEMSKTSVDKFNAMERSMCADERARGILQFCGANRTWRWAGRLIQVQNLPQNKIADLAVARDILRQGDFELLEMLFGAPPFVLSQLIRTAFIPSEGCRFIVSDFSAIEARVIAWLADEDWVLDVFRGHGKIYEATASQMFKVPFETIVKGHSNYSLRPKGKVATLACGYQGGPNALIAMGALRDGIPEEELPGIVKQWRKANPSIVKLWYAAEDAALTAVREKGVVKLAHGVRYRYEAGMLFADLPSGRSLAYVNPRIKRDPNFDKDGLVFDGMDQVKKKWMSHRTYGGRLVENLVQAIARDCLAVSLQRLDEEGYTTVMHVHDEVVLDVPMGIGSVEHVTSIMSRPIEWAPGLPLNAAGFEADFYMKD, encoded by the coding sequence GTGACGGTTTTACAAATCGATTTGGAAACATACAGTGACGTGGACCTTAAAGCGAGCGGAGTCCACAGATACGTAGAATCACCGAATTTCGAGATTCTGTTGTTTGCCTACGCTTACGACGATGAGCCTGTGCAGGTAGTCGATCTCACGGCATTTGAGGAATTGCCAGACCGAGTTATGAACGACCTGACAAACCCGGTGGTTATCAAAACAGCATTCAATGCGGCATTCGAGCGCACGTGTATTGCTAAACAATTTGATATCGAATGCGACCCATTACAGTGGCGTTGCACGGCGGTTCACGCGTTGACTCTTGGACTTCCGAACTACCTGGAGGGTGTCGCCGACGTTTTAAAGCTGGACGTACAAAAGGACGCCAAGGGTAAAGCGCTGATTAAATACTTCAGTGTTCCGTGTAAGCCGACCAAAGTGAATGGCGGTCGTACTCGAAATTACCCGCACCATGAACCAGAAAAGTGGGAAGAGTACAAAGCTTATAACCTGCAAGACGTGGTGGTGGAACGGGAAGTTCGTCGCAAGCTCGAACGGTTTCCGGTGCCAGCACATGAGTGGGATTTATGGTCAATTGACCAGCAAATCAATGACCGCGGTGTCCGGCTCGACCCGTTATTAGTGCATCGGGCCATCACTTGCGATAGCCGATATGAAGCACGTCTGGTGTCCGAAGCGCAAGAGCTGACAGGACTGGATAACCCCAACAGCTTACCCCAATTGAAGAAGTGGTTATCTGAACGGGGCTTAGAAACTCCAGACGGGCTGAGTAAGGACTTCATGCCTGCTCTGCTCGATAACGCTCCAGATGATGAAACCCGACGAGTGTTAGAACTACGTCAGGAAATGAGCAAGACCAGCGTGGACAAATTCAACGCTATGGAGCGAAGCATGTGCGCTGATGAACGGGCTCGAGGCATTCTTCAGTTCTGCGGAGCTAACCGAACGTGGCGATGGGCTGGGCGCCTAATTCAAGTTCAGAATCTGCCGCAAAACAAGATTGCAGACTTAGCTGTTGCACGCGACATCCTGCGCCAGGGTGACTTCGAACTGTTGGAGATGCTTTTCGGGGCACCCCCATTTGTACTTAGCCAACTTATCCGTACTGCGTTTATTCCTTCAGAAGGATGTAGGTTCATCGTGTCAGACTTCTCGGCGATTGAGGCGCGCGTCATTGCATGGCTAGCCGACGAGGATTGGGTGTTAGACGTATTCCGAGGGCACGGAAAAATCTATGAAGCCACGGCATCCCAGATGTTTAAGGTGCCTTTCGAAACCATCGTTAAAGGACATTCGAATTATTCGCTTCGGCCAAAAGGGAAGGTCGCAACACTCGCCTGCGGGTATCAGGGAGGTCCCAACGCACTCATCGCGATGGGGGCGTTGAGAGACGGTATCCCGGAAGAAGAGTTACCTGGCATCGTCAAACAGTGGCGCAAGGCGAATCCGAGTATCGTCAAACTCTGGTACGCAGCTGAGGATGCGGCTTTAACCGCAGTAAGGGAAAAGGGGGTCGTCAAGCTCGCACATGGCGTTCGATACCGCTACGAAGCCGGAATGTTGTTCGCCGATTTACCAAGTGGCCGGAGTCTTGCTTATGTGAACCCGCGAATCAAGCGAGACCCGAACTTCGATAAGGATGGCCTGGTGTTCGACGGTATGGATCAGGTCAAAAAGAAGTGGATGTCACACCGAACCTACGGTGGCCGCCTGGTCGAGAACCTGGTACAAGCCATTGCACGGGACTGCCTCGCTGTCAGTCTTCAACGGCTCGACGAGGAAGGATACACAACCGTGATGCACGTGCACGATGAAGTGGTCTTGGACGTCCCGATGGGCATCGGTTCTGTAGAGCATGTGACGTCGATCATGAGTCGACCCATTGAATGGGCACCTGGACTCCCTCTTAATGCTGCTGGATTTGAAGCTGATTTTTACATGAAGGATTGA
- a CDS encoding Cas9 inhibitor AcrIIA9 family protein, producing MTKQNEAISKVRAELTGNNNNSYVQAVGIFLLQRLEEHPEFAENVLAPGKTILKSLDAMRKVAEKKKVGNCAVLTDAEGFAVILDYFKTPESTQKESVPTQAEKTKKQAEAPKPKEPEEPDDEIDFDALLL from the coding sequence ATGACCAAACAAAACGAGGCCATTTCCAAGGTTCGCGCAGAACTGACCGGTAACAATAACAATTCGTACGTGCAGGCTGTCGGAATCTTTCTGTTGCAGCGCTTAGAAGAGCACCCTGAATTCGCCGAGAACGTCTTGGCGCCAGGCAAGACCATCCTGAAAAGTCTGGATGCGATGCGCAAAGTAGCTGAAAAGAAGAAGGTAGGCAACTGCGCCGTGTTGACGGATGCCGAAGGGTTTGCGGTGATTCTCGATTACTTCAAGACACCTGAATCTACTCAAAAAGAGTCGGTACCGACGCAAGCGGAAAAAACTAAGAAGCAGGCTGAAGCTCCAAAACCAAAAGAGCCTGAGGAACCCGACGACGAGATTGATTTCGACGCATTGCTCTTATAG
- a CDS encoding DUF2800 domain-containing protein: MSTQSAHAERTHALLGASKAAQWINCPPSARLQEGIPDKRSEFADEGTVAHELAEVKLRSLLTDVDADTHKSLDEQLETIKASKFYGHEMEDVVQGYVDFVAERFAAAKARASDAVIILEEWLDFSEWTAPDQGGIGDVVLVSDGVMDVIDLKYGKGVPVSAVGNSQIRLYGLGAWANYNYLYQINEVHMTIAQPRAGGITTDVMPIDGLLEWAETVVKPAAALAFAGEGEFKAGDHCRWCKVKATCRARADENMKALAHEFRDPALMDDEEIGSILFVAEQLKAWAKDVQDYAFEQAKTGRRIPQWKLVEGRSNRTITDKAAARAAMETAGLTQDKFLKPQELLGIGDLEKQIGKKELKALIGDLIQKPPGKPVLVPESDKRPELNSIDQDFANEDFGGVLND; the protein is encoded by the coding sequence ATGAGTACTCAATCGGCGCACGCTGAACGCACACACGCTCTGCTCGGGGCATCAAAGGCGGCGCAGTGGATTAACTGCCCGCCAAGTGCTCGGCTCCAAGAAGGGATACCCGATAAACGAAGTGAGTTTGCCGACGAGGGGACCGTTGCTCACGAGCTCGCAGAGGTCAAACTTCGTAGCCTGTTGACTGACGTAGATGCAGATACACATAAGTCTCTCGACGAGCAATTGGAAACTATCAAAGCTAGCAAATTCTATGGTCACGAGATGGAAGATGTCGTTCAAGGATATGTGGATTTCGTGGCAGAACGATTTGCGGCCGCGAAAGCCAGAGCATCCGACGCGGTAATCATTCTCGAGGAATGGCTAGATTTCTCCGAATGGACTGCTCCTGACCAGGGCGGCATTGGTGATGTGGTTCTCGTATCGGACGGAGTAATGGACGTCATTGACCTTAAGTACGGAAAGGGCGTTCCTGTCAGCGCCGTAGGCAACTCGCAAATTCGACTATATGGCTTGGGTGCTTGGGCGAACTACAACTACCTGTACCAAATCAATGAGGTTCATATGACCATCGCGCAACCGCGCGCGGGGGGAATCACGACGGACGTCATGCCCATTGATGGCCTGTTGGAATGGGCAGAAACGGTCGTCAAACCTGCAGCTGCTCTCGCGTTCGCGGGAGAAGGGGAGTTCAAAGCTGGAGACCACTGTCGTTGGTGCAAAGTGAAGGCGACATGCCGTGCACGCGCTGACGAGAACATGAAAGCTCTCGCTCATGAATTTCGCGACCCAGCGCTGATGGACGACGAGGAAATTGGTTCGATTCTTTTCGTTGCAGAACAGCTGAAGGCGTGGGCAAAGGATGTACAGGATTACGCCTTTGAGCAAGCCAAAACGGGTCGGCGCATTCCTCAATGGAAACTCGTTGAGGGGCGCAGCAATCGCACTATTACCGACAAAGCGGCGGCGCGCGCAGCGATGGAAACGGCTGGCCTGACACAGGACAAGTTCCTAAAGCCGCAGGAGCTTCTGGGTATTGGTGATTTGGAGAAGCAAATCGGCAAAAAGGAACTCAAAGCACTCATCGGAGACCTTATCCAGAAGCCACCCGGTAAGCCGGTACTTGTACCTGAATCAGACAAGCGTCCAGAACTGAACAGCATTGACCAAGATTTCGCGAATGAGGACTTCGGCGGCGTGTTAAATGACTGA
- a CDS encoding DUF2815 family protein — translation MTIDNTATKVITGKARLSYVHIFAPQQNDQGQDKYSTAILIPKSDKETLRKIKAAVDAAVELGKSKWGGKIPANLKKPLRDGDEERPDDEAYAGHYFLNASSNNKPGIAKPIGKGADGKTKFQEITDSTEVYSGCFAKVSLNFYPYDAKGNRGVAAGLNNIVKVQDGDFLGGRSNVNDDFANEEFDDIDVDDDEDFLS, via the coding sequence ATGACTATTGATAACACCGCAACGAAAGTAATCACAGGTAAGGCTCGTCTCTCTTACGTTCATATTTTTGCACCGCAGCAGAACGACCAAGGTCAGGACAAATATAGTACTGCAATTCTTATCCCGAAGTCGGACAAAGAGACTCTGCGTAAAATCAAAGCCGCTGTCGACGCAGCGGTCGAACTCGGTAAAAGCAAATGGGGCGGTAAGATTCCTGCAAATTTGAAAAAACCGCTTCGTGATGGAGACGAGGAGCGGCCAGATGACGAGGCATATGCAGGCCACTACTTCTTAAATGCCTCATCAAACAACAAACCGGGTATTGCAAAGCCGATTGGCAAAGGCGCGGACGGCAAAACAAAATTTCAGGAAATCACGGATAGCACCGAAGTGTACAGCGGGTGCTTCGCAAAAGTAAGCCTGAACTTCTATCCGTATGATGCCAAGGGAAACCGGGGTGTGGCAGCCGGACTCAACAACATCGTGAAAGTCCAAGATGGAGACTTCCTTGGCGGTCGGTCTAATGTCAACGACGACTTCGCGAATGAGGAATTCGACGACATCGATGTGGACGATGACGAAGATTTCTTGAGCTAA
- a CDS encoding PcfJ domain-containing protein yields the protein MKASGVGRKTLIDEAYVVYYEKSLVNPEAITARGIYTVRDYRGDYRAVETLFETKAMYLFEPGNCVMYERPWLYYSESLGMWSRDEWRSLKSISSLSNSVMAHKPCFCSYNSIRAAVQGTPFQYSTWEQYKGGDMVKFFDLAAKYPCVEYLTKLGMRGVVEAKLNGGRTYSVVNWRARTPLKVLKMSKHEMNELRTADVSVDPWMLHLRYLAKKEGSNLSIADIARISREIPESYQNYLNVALGWTNLGKLDAYFIKQLANPDTHRLDTKGYLLSTWNDYIKDCIRLGLDISNESVKFPKNLHRAHQNTIKQIKLKVDAELTAKITQRCKSLKRMQFEAHGFVIRPAVSSKELIDEGKALQHCVGTYADRYAKGETDIFVLRRLDEPDKPFYTVEIRAGNIVQCRGLRNCVPTEDVKSFIELFVSKKLLTKKRTRVGIAV from the coding sequence GTGAAAGCCAGTGGGGTGGGACGAAAAACACTCATTGATGAGGCCTATGTTGTCTACTACGAAAAGTCATTGGTCAATCCGGAGGCAATTACTGCTCGAGGAATTTACACTGTGCGTGATTATCGAGGGGACTACCGCGCTGTAGAAACGTTGTTTGAAACCAAGGCGATGTATCTCTTTGAGCCAGGTAATTGCGTGATGTACGAACGTCCTTGGTTGTACTATTCGGAATCACTTGGAATGTGGAGTCGTGATGAATGGCGAAGCCTCAAGTCTATATCGTCATTGTCGAACAGCGTAATGGCACACAAACCGTGTTTTTGTTCGTACAACAGTATTCGTGCAGCGGTTCAAGGGACACCTTTTCAGTACAGCACCTGGGAGCAGTATAAGGGTGGGGACATGGTCAAGTTCTTTGACCTCGCTGCGAAGTACCCATGCGTGGAGTATCTCACGAAGCTCGGAATGCGTGGGGTCGTTGAGGCCAAGCTCAATGGCGGCCGGACATACAGCGTTGTAAACTGGCGTGCACGAACTCCATTGAAGGTTTTGAAAATGAGTAAGCATGAGATGAACGAACTCCGTACTGCAGACGTTTCGGTAGATCCGTGGATGCTGCACCTGCGTTATCTGGCAAAGAAAGAGGGTTCAAACCTATCTATCGCCGACATCGCCCGTATAAGTAGAGAAATACCTGAGAGCTACCAAAACTATTTGAACGTTGCTCTAGGGTGGACGAATCTTGGTAAATTGGATGCCTATTTCATAAAGCAGTTGGCAAACCCAGATACGCACAGGCTCGACACTAAGGGGTATCTTCTGTCGACCTGGAACGATTACATCAAAGACTGCATTCGCCTAGGGCTAGACATTTCAAACGAATCGGTGAAGTTTCCGAAAAATCTTCACCGGGCGCATCAGAACACGATTAAACAAATCAAGTTAAAAGTCGATGCAGAACTTACAGCAAAGATTACACAGCGATGCAAGTCACTTAAGAGAATGCAGTTTGAAGCACATGGATTCGTCATTCGGCCGGCCGTGAGCTCAAAGGAGCTCATCGATGAGGGGAAAGCCCTTCAACATTGTGTGGGCACTTATGCAGACCGGTACGCCAAAGGTGAAACCGATATTTTTGTGCTACGCAGACTTGATGAACCAGACAAGCCCTTTTACACCGTTGAGATTCGCGCCGGGAACATTGTGCAGTGTAGGGGACTTCGAAACTGCGTGCCGACGGAAGATGTTAAATCTTTTATTGAACTGTTCGTATCCAAGAAGTTGCTGACCAAGAAACGTACAAGAGTTGGCATAGCTGTGTGA
- a CDS encoding DEAD/DEAH box helicase yields MKYRPHKYQEYATERILETPYIALLLEMGLGKTVSTLTAIDLLVNDYFEANRVLVIAPLRVAEDTWAREIEKWDHLKHLRISKVLGSAAQRRKALKTESDIYVINRENVEWLVSELGTKWDFDTVVVDELSSFKNHQSKRFRALRRVRPMMKRVIGLTGTPAPNGLIDLWPQIYLLDQGERLGKTVTGYRDRYFIPGERDGHVVYKWRQKKEAEERIYEAISDIAVSMKAEDWLELPPRVDRTVTVRMSDKARALYGQLERDLLLPYQDADVVASTAAVLSNKLLQMASGAVYDEERGVKLVHTAKLDALEDIIEAANGKPVMVFYNFKHSLERITQRFPQARILRKGKDGNEDIRAWNNDEIPLLLLHPKSAGHGLNLQESSCQTVVWYDQIWSLEEDQQANARVHRQGQTRAIVVMRLVAQDTMDEEAVKALEQKATGQEALMQAVKARIERVKGESA; encoded by the coding sequence TTGAAATATAGACCACACAAGTACCAGGAGTACGCGACAGAACGAATTTTAGAAACGCCGTACATAGCCCTTTTGCTTGAGATGGGCCTTGGAAAGACGGTGAGTACATTGACCGCTATTGACCTTTTGGTGAATGACTATTTCGAGGCGAATCGCGTACTCGTTATCGCGCCACTGCGTGTTGCTGAGGACACTTGGGCCCGTGAGATTGAGAAATGGGACCACTTGAAACATCTTCGAATCAGCAAGGTGTTGGGAAGTGCAGCGCAGCGTCGAAAGGCACTGAAAACTGAGTCAGATATCTATGTCATCAATCGGGAAAATGTCGAGTGGTTGGTGAGCGAACTCGGGACGAAGTGGGATTTTGATACGGTTGTCGTGGACGAGCTTTCCAGTTTCAAAAACCACCAATCCAAACGATTTCGCGCCCTTCGGAGAGTGCGGCCCATGATGAAAAGGGTCATCGGGCTAACGGGAACTCCGGCGCCAAACGGATTGATTGACCTTTGGCCACAAATCTATTTGCTGGACCAAGGTGAGCGGCTGGGGAAGACTGTCACCGGATATCGTGACCGATACTTTATACCTGGTGAACGTGATGGCCATGTGGTGTACAAATGGCGTCAAAAGAAAGAGGCTGAAGAGCGGATTTACGAAGCAATCTCTGATATCGCCGTAAGCATGAAAGCCGAAGATTGGCTGGAGCTACCGCCGAGAGTAGACAGGACAGTAACGGTACGGATGTCTGACAAGGCGCGAGCGTTGTATGGTCAGTTGGAGCGCGATTTGCTGCTGCCTTATCAAGATGCAGACGTTGTCGCCAGTACTGCTGCAGTGTTGAGTAATAAGCTACTCCAGATGGCTTCAGGTGCTGTTTATGACGAGGAGCGCGGTGTGAAGTTGGTCCATACCGCGAAGCTGGACGCATTAGAGGACATCATCGAGGCGGCCAACGGTAAACCCGTGATGGTGTTTTATAACTTCAAGCATAGCCTCGAGCGGATTACGCAACGATTTCCGCAAGCCCGTATTTTGCGTAAAGGCAAAGACGGAAATGAAGATATTCGAGCGTGGAATAACGATGAAATTCCGTTGTTGTTACTGCATCCGAAGTCGGCCGGTCACGGGCTGAATCTTCAAGAGTCTAGTTGCCAGACCGTCGTATGGTACGACCAGATATGGAGCCTGGAAGAGGATCAGCAGGCCAACGCCCGCGTTCACCGACAAGGCCAAACCAGAGCGATTGTCGTGATGAGGTTGGTGGCACAAGACACGATGGACGAGGAAGCCGTGAAAGCCTTGGAGCAGAAGGCAACAGGTCAGGAAGCATTGATGCAGGCAGTGAAAGCGAGAATCGAGCGAGTAAAGGGTGAGTCGGCTTGA
- a CDS encoding virulence-associated E family protein: MELDISFGKHRADTSWKPEYLTWDEFVDKLRKVRRTSETVAQYDKMSNIARGKVKDGPAFVGGLVRGGRRKKENIDTRSLITLDVDHADEDFLFAVELVLGGKAYVIYSTHSHRPEKPKYRLIVLPDRAMSPDEYAAVSRKLAEQIGMAYFDKTTFDVHRLMYLPSCSKDAEPILEVLEGEALAVDSLLEEYGDWRDPLQWPRHADDKALRQTAKRMEDPRAKQGVVGAFCRCYTISEAIAEFLPDVYEAVDDSLTRYTYVGSTGHGGLVVYDEDTFAYSHHENDPVSGREVNVFDLVRLHKFGKLDDRASEKTNITKLPSYTAMLAFAANDGRVKRERLAELSQDFAAEVAATSEADDDDSEDDSWVEQLETNQKTGLPLPTAANIELILTHGVWDGVLAYDAFGNTEVIRKPLPWRERDRQHRSYEPWLGADDKRLLHWFAKRYKITSGKSIIQNAFAEVVHQNSFHPLKAYLESATWDGVPRADRIFSIYLGAPDTHYTRQVTRKMLLAAVSRVYRPGCKFDQILVLIGQQGAGKSSLLAKLGRDWFSDSLKTFENKEAGEHLQNGWIFEIAELSVMKKAAIEEVKAFLSKTEDRYRVAYDRQVSEFPRKCVFFGTSNTREFLHDPSGNRRFWPVETDQAKAEKNIWTDLTDEEVSQIWAEVLTWFKAGESLELDSEAKDEAMRQQEGHMEVDPREGIIQEWLETPIEDEWDDVPSGQLRNRVCAAQIWVECLHNKKGAMRPWEAKEICDIMRRLPGWRERPARAKFPGYGLQTVFERTKAGISRGISY, from the coding sequence ATGGAACTAGATATTAGCTTCGGCAAGCACCGTGCGGATACGAGCTGGAAGCCAGAGTATCTAACGTGGGACGAATTCGTGGACAAGCTTCGGAAGGTTCGTCGAACGTCTGAAACCGTGGCACAGTACGACAAGATGAGCAACATTGCTCGAGGCAAAGTCAAGGACGGTCCCGCCTTCGTAGGTGGGCTTGTCCGTGGCGGCCGGCGTAAAAAGGAAAACATTGACACACGTAGCCTCATTACCCTCGATGTGGACCATGCGGATGAAGATTTCCTGTTTGCTGTGGAGCTTGTTCTAGGTGGAAAAGCATATGTCATTTACTCGACGCACAGCCACCGACCAGAGAAGCCAAAATACCGTCTGATTGTACTTCCGGACCGCGCGATGAGTCCTGACGAATACGCCGCCGTGAGCCGGAAACTCGCTGAGCAAATCGGGATGGCTTATTTCGACAAAACCACGTTCGACGTTCACCGGCTGATGTATCTACCGAGCTGCAGCAAAGATGCGGAGCCGATACTTGAAGTGTTGGAAGGGGAGGCGCTGGCCGTTGATTCGTTGCTTGAGGAATACGGAGATTGGCGTGACCCGCTGCAGTGGCCGAGGCACGCCGATGACAAGGCGCTACGTCAGACCGCGAAGCGTATGGAGGACCCAAGAGCTAAGCAAGGGGTGGTGGGTGCGTTTTGCCGCTGCTACACCATCAGCGAGGCGATTGCCGAGTTCCTTCCAGACGTATACGAGGCAGTGGACGACAGTCTGACCCGTTACACCTATGTGGGATCGACCGGACACGGTGGTCTTGTGGTTTATGACGAGGACACGTTCGCCTACTCGCACCATGAGAATGACCCCGTCAGCGGACGTGAAGTAAACGTGTTCGACCTGGTGCGTCTACACAAATTCGGTAAGCTCGACGACCGTGCTAGTGAGAAAACGAACATCACCAAACTGCCGAGTTACACAGCCATGCTGGCGTTCGCCGCCAATGATGGCAGAGTTAAACGCGAACGTCTAGCAGAGCTGTCACAAGACTTTGCCGCCGAAGTCGCGGCTACGAGTGAAGCAGACGACGATGATTCGGAGGATGACAGTTGGGTCGAACAGCTTGAAACGAATCAAAAAACGGGGTTACCGTTGCCAACAGCTGCGAATATCGAACTAATTCTGACCCATGGTGTGTGGGACGGTGTTCTCGCATACGACGCTTTTGGGAATACCGAAGTCATTCGAAAGCCATTACCTTGGCGGGAACGTGATCGTCAACATCGTTCTTACGAGCCTTGGCTTGGCGCGGACGACAAGCGGCTACTTCACTGGTTCGCCAAGAGATACAAAATCACCAGTGGTAAATCCATCATTCAAAACGCATTTGCTGAGGTGGTTCATCAGAACTCGTTTCACCCCCTCAAGGCGTACTTAGAATCGGCCACATGGGATGGTGTTCCAAGGGCTGACCGGATTTTCTCAATATACCTTGGTGCACCCGACACGCACTATACGCGTCAAGTGACACGGAAAATGCTATTGGCCGCAGTCTCACGGGTCTATCGTCCAGGGTGTAAGTTCGATCAGATTCTTGTACTTATCGGCCAGCAGGGTGCCGGGAAAAGTAGTTTACTCGCAAAATTGGGGCGGGATTGGTTTTCGGATAGCCTCAAGACATTTGAGAACAAAGAAGCAGGGGAGCATCTGCAAAACGGGTGGATTTTCGAGATTGCTGAGCTGTCTGTCATGAAAAAGGCGGCCATTGAAGAAGTAAAGGCGTTCTTGTCTAAAACGGAAGACCGTTATCGTGTGGCGTACGATCGTCAGGTCTCTGAGTTTCCGCGAAAATGTGTGTTTTTTGGGACATCTAATACGCGGGAATTCCTCCATGACCCTTCAGGGAATAGACGGTTTTGGCCCGTAGAAACCGATCAAGCGAAAGCTGAAAAGAATATTTGGACCGATCTCACTGATGAAGAGGTAAGCCAAATTTGGGCTGAGGTTTTGACGTGGTTTAAGGCGGGGGAATCCTTGGAGCTGGATAGCGAAGCAAAGGACGAAGCAATGCGCCAGCAAGAAGGGCACATGGAAGTCGATCCACGGGAAGGCATCATACAGGAATGGCTGGAGACGCCCATTGAGGATGAGTGGGATGACGTGCCGTCTGGCCAGCTACGAAATCGGGTCTGTGCGGCCCAGATTTGGGTGGAATGCCTCCACAACAAAAAGGGAGCTATGCGCCCGTGGGAGGCCAAAGAGATATGCGACATCATGCGCCGGCTGCCTGGTTGGAGGGAGCGTCCGGCGAGAGCTAAGTTCCCTGGTTATGGTTTGCAGACGGTCTTCGAAAGGACAAAAGCGGGTATCAGTAGAGGTATCAGTTATTGA
- a CDS encoding DNA-binding protein: MKETTIRNLDDIPVVFDCKKLAEILGVSTFTARTIMHQPGFPVVIAGPRRHRIYKPAFLQWIEEQAKAGIK; the protein is encoded by the coding sequence GTGAAGGAAACGACAATTCGAAATCTTGATGACATTCCCGTTGTCTTTGATTGCAAGAAACTAGCGGAAATCTTAGGAGTTTCTACTTTTACAGCTCGTACGATCATGCACCAGCCCGGATTTCCTGTCGTTATTGCTGGACCTCGTAGGCACCGTATATACAAACCTGCGTTTCTTCAATGGATTGAGGAACAGGCGAAGGCGGGGATTAAGTAA
- a CDS encoding BRO family protein, with product MPLNVRIEVWNGHEIRFVEKEPGDWWAVLADVATALHLHTRKVGQRLPDDVLSKYPILDALGRTQEMLIVSRYGIYEAVFESRKREAREFRRWVFEILEALRESSGLEGFQVFRMLDKDHQKEAMARLKASLQQPVRVDFIKANTIANKAVSTLYGHPKMLKKDAMSPAMLVKREEVLDDTVELMGTAQKFGLSLSVSEAIYAKHIH from the coding sequence ATGCCCTTAAACGTTCGAATCGAGGTCTGGAATGGGCATGAAATACGCTTTGTCGAGAAAGAACCGGGTGATTGGTGGGCTGTGCTCGCCGACGTGGCAACAGCCTTGCATTTGCACACTCGTAAGGTCGGTCAACGACTTCCTGATGACGTACTTTCAAAGTACCCCATCTTAGATGCCCTCGGACGGACGCAGGAAATGCTCATTGTTAGTCGGTACGGCATTTACGAAGCCGTGTTCGAGAGCCGCAAACGAGAAGCCAGAGAATTCAGGCGCTGGGTGTTCGAGATTTTAGAAGCTCTCCGTGAATCGTCCGGTTTGGAAGGTTTTCAAGTCTTTCGCATGTTGGACAAAGATCATCAGAAAGAAGCTATGGCACGGCTAAAGGCGTCACTCCAGCAGCCTGTACGAGTTGATTTCATCAAGGCGAACACTATCGCCAATAAGGCGGTGTCTACTCTGTACGGCCACCCTAAGATGCTCAAAAAGGATGCAATGTCTCCAGCGATGCTAGTGAAGCGTGAAGAGGTTTTGGATGACACCGTAGAGCTGATGGGAACGGCTCAAAAATTCGGATTGAGCTTGTCGGTGTCGGAGGCTATTTATGCGAAGCACATTCACTGA
- a CDS encoding VRR-NUC domain-containing protein, protein MRESTLERRLVREVERIGGKAPKWVSPGNRGVPDRIVILPNGQTVYVEMKAPGKQLDPLQVRWAKILNRMGHRIYKIDSNESIDQFIAEVTR, encoded by the coding sequence ATGAGGGAGTCCACGTTGGAACGCCGTTTAGTTCGGGAGGTCGAACGTATCGGCGGGAAAGCACCAAAGTGGGTGTCACCAGGTAACCGAGGTGTGCCGGACCGAATCGTAATCTTGCCGAATGGACAAACGGTGTACGTCGAGATGAAAGCCCCTGGTAAACAGCTTGACCCCCTACAGGTGCGTTGGGCGAAAATCCTGAATCGGATGGGGCATCGAATTTACAAAATTGATTCGAACGAGAGCATTGACCAGTTTATCGCGGAGGTGACCCGATAG
- a CDS encoding DUF4406 domain-containing protein, protein MYISGPMSGLPNFNRLAFNVAAKALRDAGHEVFNPAELDIPDGTWGHYMREALKGMLDCDHVMLLPGWGNSTGAKIEVDLARRLNIPVQSFFDWMCWSEEAQRIRTLAVRMLIQKQISGYEYQAISLKES, encoded by the coding sequence ATGTACATCAGTGGCCCGATGTCGGGTCTTCCGAACTTTAATCGTCTCGCATTCAACGTAGCTGCTAAGGCGCTGCGCGATGCTGGCCATGAAGTGTTTAATCCGGCCGAGCTCGATATTCCAGACGGCACGTGGGGGCACTACATGCGTGAAGCGCTGAAAGGAATGCTGGACTGTGATCACGTTATGCTCCTGCCGGGATGGGGCAACTCAACAGGGGCCAAGATTGAAGTCGATTTAGCTCGCCGTCTAAACATCCCAGTTCAATCGTTCTTTGATTGGATGTGTTGGTCGGAAGAAGCTCAGCGCATTCGAACGTTAGCGGTTCGAATGCTGATTCAAAAGCAGATCTCGGGCTATGAGTACCAAGCCATAAGTTTGAAGGAGAGCTGA